Proteins found in one Toxotes jaculatrix isolate fToxJac2 chromosome 18, fToxJac2.pri, whole genome shotgun sequence genomic segment:
- the si:dkey-208k4.2 gene encoding P43 5S RNA-binding protein: MEMKPAGGPSLQLFSCAHADCGATFKKQWKLKEHETVHTGARPCQCTVAGCGRRFSRKSHLRRHLLQHQGVKRFKCRFSTCTKSFCDSSKLKRHERYAHGQKNKYFKCNQPKCSLTFKKRRQFKLHLKEHEVSVKFKCSKDGCAAVFDSHIARKAHEKKHAGYRCPHANCQVFEHTWGKLQKHMAKHPATLSCTVCKKVFKKVDALRRHKRIHASHKPVLVCPRDDCQAYFSTTFNLQHHIRKFHLELLKYKCSFPGCPRTFAMRESMNRHLLRHDPSGTTLKKRQRPKKSWQKRLNGHHLPLVEENLQRLFALRMRISRRAKVETNLSGLFSERKIPHYVDPEVNLHNLFGIKQEKPEFTPLKG; the protein is encoded by the exons ATGGAAATGAAACCTGCCGGCGGCCCGTCGCTGCAGCTGTTCAGCTGCGCCCACGCTGATTGTGGAGCGACTTTCAAAAAGCAGTGGAAACTCAAAGAGCATGAGACGGTGCACACCGGCGCG CGCCCGTGTCAGTGCACAGTTGCAGGCTGTGGTCGCCGTTTTTCAAGAAAATCCCACCTGCGCCGCCACCTGCTGCAGCATCAAGGGGTGAAGCGATTCAA GTGCAGATTTTCGACCTGCACGAAGAGTTTCTGCGACTCGAGCAAACTGAAAAGACATGAGCGTTACGCCCATGGACAGAAGAATAAGTACTTCAAG TGTAACCAGCCAAAGTGCTCCCTGACCTTCAAAAAGCGCAGGCAGTTTAAACTACACTTAAAGGAGCATGAAGTGTCTGTTAAATTCAA GTGTTCGAAGGACGGATGCGCTGCCGTGTTCGACTCCCATATCGCTCGCAAAGCCCATGAGAAGAAGCATGCAG GTTACCGCTGCCCTCATGCTAACTGCCAGGTGTTTGAACACACCTGGGGGAAACTTCAGAAGCACATGGCCAAACACCCAG cCACGCTTTCATGCACTGTGTGTAAGAAGGTGTTTAAGAAAGTGGATGCTCTGCGGAGGCACAAACGGATCCACGCTTCCCATAAGCCTGTGCTGGTCTGTCCCAGGGATGACTGCCAGGCCTACTTCTCTACAACCTTCAACCTGCAACACCACATCCGCAAGTTTCACCTCGAGCTCCTCAAATACAAATGCTCCTTCCCTGGCTGCCCACGCACATTTGCTATGCGG GAAAGCATGAACAGACACCTGCTTCGCCACGACCCAAGCGGCACCACTCTGAAG AAGCGTCAGCGCCCAAAGAAATCCTGGCAGAAGCGTCTGAACGGACACCATCTGCCGCTTGTGGAGGAAAACCTACAACGCCTCTTCGCCTTGCGCATGCGAATCTCCAGACGTGCAAAAGTGGAAACCAACCTCTCGGGGCTCTTCAGTGAACGCAAGATCCCTCATTACGTTGACCCAGAAGTCAACCTGCACAACCTGTTTGGCATCAAACAGGAGAAACCTGAGTTCACACCACTAAAAGgttaa